GTGACTGGTCGTATATTTGAAGTCAATACTTTCCCAATAGGAATCATCACTTCCATATTACTAGCCGACATTTTTATAACATAATACTGTTGTTTTTCTCCTGTGATTTCCTTTTCTTCTATGGCTTTAATTATACCTGCTCCGTGCATTGGATAAACGATGTTATCGCCAATTTGAAACAAATAATCCACCTCCATATATGGTAACCTTCTCAATCTTAACACACATTTATTTTTTTAGCAAAATTTTTATAATATCACAAAAATATTTTCTATGTCAATTTATTTACGCATAAAAATTCAATCTGTACAGAAACACTAAAAAACCCGCATTTTGTTACATTTTCCACACACATATCTATTCTAATTTCACATTCTCATTTAACATAAAAACACATTACTACATATGAGTAGTAATGTGTTTTTTATAAGGTATAGGAAAACATTCACTTTTAATTTTACGTCTATATACTAACCTGCTTACGAACTGTTTCTCTCGCTAAAAGAAAACTCATAATCACTTGCGCAGCTACTCTACTCGTCATATCCCTAAAATCAAGAGTTGGATCAATTTCTACTATATCCATCCCTTGAACGAGTGGCTCTTTACCAAGGAATTCAATTGCATCAAGTAAAGTTGTACTATCCATTCCACCAGGGCCAATTGCTGGACAGCCTGGCGCAAACGCTTGGTCTAATACGTCCATATCAAGAGAAATATAAATAGAAGTCACACCTTGTTTTCTTAATATTTCAATACTTTCTGAAATAAGATCTTTTATTTCTCGCTCTCTTACATCTTTCATTGTATACACTGTCACGCCATGCTCTTTTGCATATTCATGGTACGCTCGTGCATTTGAAAAATTACGAATCCCAATTTGAACGAGTTGTTTTCCTGTAATCACATCATTTTCTAGCAAACTACGGAACGGTGTACCATTTGATGGACCACCATCATCTAAATTACGTAAATCATGATGGGCATCAAACTGA
This Bacillus mycoides DNA region includes the following protein-coding sequences:
- the hutG gene encoding formimidoylglutamase — its product is MEYGHYLKKNAKFIDREVTKWSEMIKDWEEGVEIFGAALIGAPLSKPSISHSGACFAPKTIRAMLDAYSTYAITEEHDMKESVLHDCGDIAMHVTDIKESHNRIAKTVGHLTKVNPKMIPIVLGGDHSISFPSITGFANSKGKVGIIQFDAHHDLRNLDDGGPSNGTPFRSLLENDVITGKQLVQIGIRNFSNARAYHEYAKEHGVTVYTMKDVREREIKDLISESIEILRKQGVTSIYISLDMDVLDQAFAPGCPAIGPGGMDSTTLLDAIEFLGKEPLVQGMDIVEIDPTLDFRDMTSRVAAQVIMSFLLARETVRKQVSI